Genomic segment of Paenibacillus macerans:
TTATGTTCCTGCTTGGCGGCATGGGACTACTGCATTGGGCGGCGACCACGGTTCCGTTTGGCGTTATCGTCTATGCGTTATTGCTGATCATCGCGATTTGGCTGGGGTGGCGAAAAGTGTTTGCTCCCGGAACGCTCGCAAAAGGGAGGGCGGAGTATTGAAGGTTGGAAGGATGCAATCGGAAAAAGAAGGGCCGCGGATCCGCCGCGAGAAGGCGACGGTGGCCCTGATGATTTCCCTTTATTGCCGGCGCCGGCATAGCCACCGGGAACGGACCGGCCGGGACGAAGCCGCCGCCGGAAGCGAACCCGGCCTGTGCCCGGAATGCGCGGAGCTGCACCGATACGCGTTGGAGCGGCTCGCCCGCTGCCGGTTCGGCGAAGACAAAACGACCTGCCGGGCGTGTCCGGTCCACTGCTATGCGCCCAAACAGCGGGACAAAATCCGCAGAATCATGGCTTACGCCGGACCGAAAATGCTGTTGCGGCATCCGATATTGACGGTCCGGCATCTGCTGGACGATAGGAAGTGATCTCATTCACAATAATGTCAAACTTTTTGTGGCATTTAAAAAGTCCAGTAATGGCGCGGGTTTTCGGCTCCAATTCCGCCTTTGTGACATACATCATGTGATTTCTGTCACAAAATTATTATTTTTTCGGCGTTCGTTTTCATCAATGAGTGCTAGAATTCACATTAGATAATAATTATTCGAAAGTAGGG
This window contains:
- a CDS encoding nitrous oxide-stimulated promoter family protein; translation: MKVGRMQSEKEGPRIRREKATVALMISLYCRRRHSHRERTGRDEAAAGSEPGLCPECAELHRYALERLARCRFGEDKTTCRACPVHCYAPKQRDKIRRIMAYAGPKMLLRHPILTVRHLLDDRK